The Phalacrocorax carbo chromosome 11, bPhaCar2.1, whole genome shotgun sequence genome includes a region encoding these proteins:
- the LOC104043431 gene encoding aryl-hydrocarbon-interacting protein-like 1, which translates to MEETYLLNVEGVKKKILHGGQGELPKLQDGSKITFHFQTLKDDFERTVIDDSREAGIPMEIIVGKMFKLEIWETLLSSMRVGEVAEFWCDAIHTGMYALVSRGMRRIAEGRDPLEGQKHRCGMGNMFDYHSTGYDDLDELQRTPQPLIFIMELFRVEEPSAYKRDTWAMSKEEKLAAVPVLHSEGNRLVLRKEFGQAAAKYQEAVICLRNLQTKEKPWEDGWLKLESLVTPLVLNYCQCQLELGEYYEVLEHTTELLQKHNDNAKAYFKRAKAHAAVWNEQEAREDFLRVAHLDPSMAAAVKKELKQLGERMRKKHVEDRKRYKGLFQPPPGPRASEGQESGEVGSRAKLQKEAPQSEAGVLETPGQGEQGAGTEEVEQPGADQTEQGTPGSRCKGEASGGKTAQGQPVGVEVEARDGTGLGEEANLGTCGAKPEGWGAEEEEKEEEEEKEEREGEEEEGGQREEDKEEESSAAEMEKLAIGQCGIAERAEAAGQGQGLETGGSGAEGAGTGTRARAEPGRASELGSPGKGLGPAKEPLELEDKTPREALEEGSCGEQ; encoded by the exons ATGGAGGAAACCTACCTGCTGAACGTGGAAGGGGTCAAAAAGAAGATTCTGCATGGAGGCCAAGGGGAGCTGCCAAAGTTGCAGGATGGGAGCAAG ATCACCTTCCACTTCCAGACACTGAAGGATGACTTTGAGAGGACAGTGATCGATGACAGCAGAGAAGCTGGTATCCCCATGGAGATCATCGTGGGCAAGATGTTCAAGCTGGAAATCTGGGAGACGCTTCTCAGCTCCATGAGAGTCGGGGAAGTGGCTGAGTTCTGGTGTGACGCCATT CACACAGGCATGTACGCCCTGGTCTCCAGGGGCATGCGGAGGATCGCGGAGGGCCGGGACCCCCTGGAAGGGCAGAAGCACCGCTGTGGCATGGGCAACATGTTTGACTACCACAGCACAGGCTATGATGACCTAGACGAGCTGCAGCGGACGCCGCAGCCCCTCATCTTCATCATGGAGTTGTTCCGG GTGGAGGAGCCCTCGGCATACAAGCGTGACACCTGGGCCAtgagcaaggaggagaagctggcagcagtgCCTGTGCTGCACAGTGAGGGCAACCGCCTCGTCCTCCGTAAGGAGtttgggcaggcagcagcaaagtaCCAGGAGGCTGTCATCTGCCTGAGGAACCTCCAGACTAAG GAAAAGCCATGGGAGGATGGCTGGCTAAAGCTGGAGAGCCTGGTCACACCACTGGTGCTCAACTACTGCCAGTGCCAGCTGGAGCTGGGCGAGTACTacgaggtgctggagcacacGACGGAGCTCCTCCAGAAACACAACG ACAATGCCAAGGCCTATTTCAAGCGGGCGAAGGCGCATGCTGCTGTCTGGAATGAGCAGGAGGCACGGGAGGACTTCCTCCGGGTGGCTCACCTTGACCCCTCCATGGCAGCTGCGGTGAAGAAGGAGCTGAAGCAGCTAGGGGAGAGGATGAGGAAGAAGCATGTGGAGGATCGGAAGCGCTACAAGGGGCTCTTCCAGCCACCCCCAGGACCACGGGCCAGTGAGGGGCAGGAGAGTGGGgaggtgggcagcagggcgaaGTTGCAGAAAGAAGCACCCCAGAGTGAGGCTGGGGTCCTGGAGACTcctgggcagggagagcagggtgCGGGGACTGAAGAAGTGGAACAACCAGGGGCTGACCAAACAGAACAAGGGACCCCTGGGTCTCGGTGTAAAGGAGAAGCATCAGGAGGAAAAACAGCCCAGGGGCAGCCTGTAGGGGTGGAGGTGGAAGCAAGGGATGGGACAGGACTGGGGGAAGAAGCAAATTTGGGCACCTGTGGGGCAAAGCcagagggctggggagcagaggaagaggagaaggaggaggaagaagaaaaagaggagagagagggggaggaggaggaaggagggcaaagggaagaggacaaagaggaagagagctcagcagcagagatggaaaAGCTGGCTATAGGGCAATGTGGGATAGCAGagagggcagaggcagcagggcaagggcaggggctggagactgggggcagtggggcagagggagctggCACAGGGACCAGGGCTAGGGCTGAGCCAGGCAGAGCCTCAGAGCTGGGGTcccctgggaaggggctggggccAGCCAAGGAGCCCCTAGAGCTGGAGGACAAAACACCCAGAGAGGCACTGGAagaggggagctgtggggagcagtga
- the TAF7L gene encoding transcription initiation factor TFIID subunit 7-like — MSKNKDDAPHELESQFVLRLPPEYASTVRRAVQSGNVNLKDRLTIELHADGRHGIVRVDRVPLAAKLVDLPCIIESLKTIDKKTFYKTADICQMLVCTVDGDLYPPLEEQTVSTDPKANKKKDKDREKKFIWNHGITLPLKNVRKRRFRKTAKKKYIESPDVEKEVKRLLSTDAEAVSVRWEVIAEDETKEVDNHGSLTSLDISSPGMSGHKQGHGSSEHDELREIFNDISSSSEDEDERDHHDDEDLNIMDTEEDLERQLQDKLNESDGQQQENEGSNQIVMGIQKQIDNLKSKLQETQDRRKRQEDLIMKVENLALKTRLQAVLDEFKQQEEREKQQMTSLQEQLESLMEK, encoded by the exons atGAGTAAGAACAAGGACGATGCTCCGCACGAGCTGGAGAGCCAGTTCGTGCTGCGGCTGCCGCCG GAATATGCGTCCACTGTGCGGCGAGCAGTACAGTCTGGGAATGTCAACTTGAAGGACAGACTCACCATTGAGCTACACG CGGATGGGCGCCATGGGATTGTCCGCGTAGACCGGGTGCCGCTGGCAGCCAAGCTGGTGGATCTGCCCTGCATCATCGAGAGCTTAAAAACCATTGACAAGAAAACCTTCTATAAGACAGCAGATATTTGCCAG ATGCTTGTTTGCACTGTGGATGGTGATCTCTACCCACCTTTGGAAGAGCAAACTGTGAGCACTGACCCCAAGGCAAACAAGAAGAAGGACAaggacagagagaagaaattcaTCTGGAACCATGGCA TCACTCTTCCCCTGAAAAATGTACGGAAGAGACGATTCCGGAAGACAGCTAAGAAGAAG TATATTGAGTCTCCTGATGTGGAAAAAGAGGTGAAGCGTCTCCTGAGCACAGATGCTGAAGCTGTCAGTGTCC GCTGGGAAGTCATTGCTGAAGATGAAACAAAAGAAGTAGACAACCATGGTTCACTCACCAGCCTGGATATCTCCTCTCCAGGGATGTCAGGACATAAGCAAGGCCATGGCTCCTCAG AACATGATGAACTGCGTGAGATATTCAATgacatcagcagcagcagcgaagATGAAGATGAGAGGGATCATCATGATGATGAAGACCTGAACATCATGGACACTGAGGAGGACttggagaggcagctgcaggacaAGCTGAATGAGTCCGATGGGCAGCAACAGGAGAACGAGGGGTCCAACCAGATAG TCATGGGGATCCAGAAACAGATTGACAACCTGAAAAGTAAACTCCAGGAAACCCAGGACAGGAGGAAGCGCCAGGAAGATCTCATCATGAAGGTGGAGAACCTAGCCCTCAAG ACCCGTCTCCAGGCTGTGCTGGATGAGTTCAAGCAGCAGGAAGAGCgagaaaagcagcag ATGACAtccctgcaggagcagctggagtCCCTCATGGAGAAGTGA
- the LOC104039861 gene encoding magnesium transporter NIPA2 isoform X1, with product MGGAGARAGFYVGLGLALASSAFIGSSFILKKKGLLRLCRRGRARAGQGGHAYLQEWLWWAGLLCMGVGEAANFAAYAFAPATLVTPLGALSVLVSAVLSSTFLNEQLNVHGKIGCILSILGSTVMVIHAPQEEEVSSLASMAEKLKDPGFIVFALCVLVSSLLLIFVAGPRYGQSNVLVYVLVCSAIGSLSVSCVKGLGIALKELFSGKPVLREPLGWVLLVCLVICISIQINYLNKALDIFNTSVVTPIYYVLFTTAVMMCSAILFKEWQHMVLDNIIGTISGFLTIVSGIFLLHAFRDMPFTPDLLPLFLQQGRADLHTLWRSADRHQSCQHQPLLPSEDKSSQSAEEEEEEEGESM from the exons aTGGGGGGTGCGGGAGCGCGGGCGGGCTTCTACGTGGGGCTGGGCCTGGCGCTGGCCTCCAGCGCCTTCATCGGCAGCAGCTTCATCCTCAAGAAGAAGGGGCTGCTCCGTCTGTGCCGCCGCGGCCGCGCCAGGGCAG GCCAAGGAGGTCATGCATACCTGCaggagtggctttggtgggcagggctgctgtgca TGGGAGTTGGAGAAGCTGCAAATTTTGCTGCCTATGCCTTTGCCCCTGCAACGCTGGTAACTCCACTGGGTGCTCTAAGTGTCCTTGTTAG TGCAGTTCTGTCCTCTACCTTCCTGAATGAGCAGCTGAATGTTCATGGGAAGATTGGCTGCATCTTGAGTATCCTGGGCTCCACAGTGATGGTGATCCATGCTCCACAGGAAGAAGAAGTTTCCAGCCTGGCATCAATGGCAGAGAAGCTGAAAGATCCAG GATTCATTGTATTTGCTCTATGTGTCCTGGTGAGCTCCCTTCTGCTTATCTTTGTGGCTGGTCCGCGTTATGGACAAAGCAATGTCCTCGTTTATGTTTTGGTCTGCTCTGCCATCGGCTCGCTTTCTGTGTCCTGTGTCAAAGGCTTGGGGATTGCCCTGAAAGAATTGTTTTCTGGGAAGCCAGTCCTGAGAGAACCACTGGGCTGGGTGCTCCTGGTGTGCCTGGTGATCTGCATCAGCATCCAGATCAACTATCTGAACAAAGCATTGGACATCTTCAACACGTCTGTGGTCACACCGATTTACTACGTGCTCTTCACTACAGCAGTCATGATGTGCTCTGCCATCCTCTTCAAGGAGTGGCAACACATGGTGCTAGACAACATCATCGGCACCATCAGTGGCTTCCTCACCATCGTGTCTGGCATCTTCCTCCTGCACGCCTTCAGGGACATGCCCTTCACCCCTGACCTCCTGCCCCTCTTCctgcagcaaggcagggcaGATCTGCACACCTTGTGGAGGAGTGCAGACAGACACCAGTCATGTCAGCACCAGCCTCTTCTGCCCTCAGAGGATAAAAGCTCTCAGagtgcagaggaagaagaggaggaggaaggtgaaaGCATGTGA
- the LOC104039861 gene encoding magnesium transporter NIPA2 isoform X2, with product MGVGEAANFAAYAFAPATLVTPLGALSVLVSAVLSSTFLNEQLNVHGKIGCILSILGSTVMVIHAPQEEEVSSLASMAEKLKDPGFIVFALCVLVSSLLLIFVAGPRYGQSNVLVYVLVCSAIGSLSVSCVKGLGIALKELFSGKPVLREPLGWVLLVCLVICISIQINYLNKALDIFNTSVVTPIYYVLFTTAVMMCSAILFKEWQHMVLDNIIGTISGFLTIVSGIFLLHAFRDMPFTPDLLPLFLQQGRADLHTLWRSADRHQSCQHQPLLPSEDKSSQSAEEEEEEEGESM from the exons a TGGGAGTTGGAGAAGCTGCAAATTTTGCTGCCTATGCCTTTGCCCCTGCAACGCTGGTAACTCCACTGGGTGCTCTAAGTGTCCTTGTTAG TGCAGTTCTGTCCTCTACCTTCCTGAATGAGCAGCTGAATGTTCATGGGAAGATTGGCTGCATCTTGAGTATCCTGGGCTCCACAGTGATGGTGATCCATGCTCCACAGGAAGAAGAAGTTTCCAGCCTGGCATCAATGGCAGAGAAGCTGAAAGATCCAG GATTCATTGTATTTGCTCTATGTGTCCTGGTGAGCTCCCTTCTGCTTATCTTTGTGGCTGGTCCGCGTTATGGACAAAGCAATGTCCTCGTTTATGTTTTGGTCTGCTCTGCCATCGGCTCGCTTTCTGTGTCCTGTGTCAAAGGCTTGGGGATTGCCCTGAAAGAATTGTTTTCTGGGAAGCCAGTCCTGAGAGAACCACTGGGCTGGGTGCTCCTGGTGTGCCTGGTGATCTGCATCAGCATCCAGATCAACTATCTGAACAAAGCATTGGACATCTTCAACACGTCTGTGGTCACACCGATTTACTACGTGCTCTTCACTACAGCAGTCATGATGTGCTCTGCCATCCTCTTCAAGGAGTGGCAACACATGGTGCTAGACAACATCATCGGCACCATCAGTGGCTTCCTCACCATCGTGTCTGGCATCTTCCTCCTGCACGCCTTCAGGGACATGCCCTTCACCCCTGACCTCCTGCCCCTCTTCctgcagcaaggcagggcaGATCTGCACACCTTGTGGAGGAGTGCAGACAGACACCAGTCATGTCAGCACCAGCCTCTTCTGCCCTCAGAGGATAAAAGCTCTCAGagtgcagaggaagaagaggaggaggaaggtgaaaGCATGTGA
- the TIMM8A gene encoding mitochondrial import inner membrane translocase subunit Tim8 A, translated as MDAPSAAGLGGADPQLQRFIEVETQKQRFQQLVHQMTELCWEKCMDKPGPKLDSRAETCFVNCVERFIDTSQFILNRLEQTQKSKSAFSESLSD; from the exons ATGGACGCGCCGTCCGCCGCCGGGCTGGGCGGCGCCGACCCCCAGCTCCAGCGCTTCATCGAGGTGGAGACGCAGAAGCAGCGCTTCCAGCAGCTGGTGCACCAGATGACCGAACTCTGCTGG GAGAAGTGCATGGACAAGCCGGGTCCGAAGCTGGACAGCCGGGCCGAGACATGCTTCGTGAACTGCGTGGAGCGCTTCATCGACACTAGCCAGTTCATCCTGAACCGGCTGGAGCAGACACAGAAGTCCAAGTCAGCCTTCTCAGAGAGCCTGTCCGACTGA